A DNA window from Falco naumanni isolate bFalNau1 chromosome Z, bFalNau1.pat, whole genome shotgun sequence contains the following coding sequences:
- the CCNO gene encoding cyclin-O, whose protein sequence is MTASGLCGGTPQRRRPAGSPGRCPRRRRRRRQPAAAAVAVAVARESPQELQAFRDYGESWYRSRKGLESRFQPREPLARQPQVTAEARCKLVSWLIPVHRHFGLSFEALCLAVNTLDRFLATTPVAADCFQLLGVTALLIACKQVEVHPPSVKELLALCCGAFTRQQLRNLECIVLHRLGFDLAAPTVSFFLEHFSQVRLEARGADAGEAADARSLAGGVAELSLADYAFTRYAPSLLAAGSLGLADRLLRHRSPLDLRVSGYSEELLRHCMDELQLLVSLNGQSLPLLLPPEVAQKSMHINNNPTITGLCDG, encoded by the exons ATGACGGCCAGCGGGCTGTGCGGCGGCACTCcgcagcggcggcggcccgcCGGCTCCCCGGGGCGctgcccgcggcggcggcggcggcggcggcaaccggcggcggcggccgtgGCCGTGGCGGTGGCGAGAGAGAGCCCGCAGGAGCTGCAGGCTTTCCGCGACTACGGGGAGAGCTGGTACCGCTCCCGCAAGGGGCTGGAGAGCCGCTTCCAGCCGCGGGAGCCGCTCGCCCGGCAGCCGCAG GTGACGGCGGAGGCGCGCTGCAAACTGGTCAGCTGGCTCATCCCCGTGCACCGGCACTTCGGCCTCTCGTTCGAGGCCCTCTGCCTGGCCGTCAACACCCTCGATCGCTTTCTTGCCACCACGCCCGTGGCCGCCGACTGCTTCCAGCTCCTGGGGGTGACGGCGCTGCTCATCGCCTGCAAGCAG GTGGAGGTGCACCCTCCCAGCGTGAAGGAGCTCCTCGCCCTCTGCTGTGGCGCCTTCACCCGCCAGCAGCTCCGCAACCTGGAGTGCATCGTCCTGCACCGCCTCGGCTTCGACCTGGCGGCGCCCACCGTCAGCTTCTTCCTGGAGCACTTCAGCCAGGTGCGGCTGGAGGCGCGGGGCGCCGACGCTGGGGAGGCGGCGGACGCCAGGAGTCTGGCGGGGGGGGTGGCGGAGCTCAGCCTGGCCGACTACGCCTTCACCAGGTACGCCCCGTCCCTGCTGGCCGCcggcagcctggggctggccGACCGGCTCCTGCGGCACCGCAGCCCCCTGGACCTGCGGGTCAGCGGCTACTCGGAGGAGCTCCTGCGGCACTGCATGGAcgagctgcagctcctggtcTCTCTGAACGGGCAGTCCCTGCCGCTCCTCCTGCCCCCGGAGGTGGCCCAGAA GTCCATGCACATTAACAACAATCCAACTATAACAGGCTTGTGTGACGGTTAA